One Cyprinus carpio isolate SPL01 chromosome B25, ASM1834038v1, whole genome shotgun sequence genomic region harbors:
- the actr6 gene encoding actin-related protein 6 — MSTLVLDNGAYFAKIGYSHEKVSVIPNCQFRSKTSRLKTFTANQLDEIKDPSGLFYILPFQKGYLVNWDVQRKVWDHLFGKEMFKVDFADTSIVITEPYFTFSSIQESMNEILFEEYQFQSVLRINAGSLSAHRYFHENNAELCCIVVDSGFSSTHIVPHCRGRKMKEGICRINVGGKLLTNHLKEIISYRQLHVMDETYVINQVKEDVCYVSQDFYKDMETAQLKGEDNTVMREYVLPDFSSIKKGFCKPREEMNFTGKYKTGEQILRLTNERFAVPEMLFHPSDIGIQEMGIPEALVNSINNMPEEMQPHFYKNIVLTGGNALFPGYRDRVYKEVRALAPVEYQVSVALPQNPVCYPWEGGKLLAENPDFEEMVVTREDYEENGHYVCEEKFDI, encoded by the exons AAAGTCAG TGTTATCCCAAATTGCCAATTCCGTTCGAAGACCTCCAGACTGAAAACATTCACTGCTAATCAGCTGGATGAAATCAAAGACCCGTCTGGACTCTTCTACATCCTTCCTTTTCAAAAG GGGTATCTTGTAAACTGGGATGTGCAGCGCAAAGTCTGGGATCATCTGTTTGGAAAAGAGATGTTTAAG GTGGACTTTGCAGATACCAGCATTGTGATAACAGAACCATACTTCACCTTCAGCTCAATTCAGGAATCCATGAATGAGATTTTATTTGAAGAATATCAGTTCCAGTCAGTACTCAGAATTAATG cTGGATCTTTGAGTGCTCATCGGTACTTCCATGAGAATAACGCAGAGTTGTGTTGCATTGTGGTGGACAGCGGCTTCTCCTCCACGCACATTGTTCCTCATTGCAGAGGAAGAAAGATGAAGGAGGGCATTTGCAG GATAAATGTAGGAGGAAAGCTGCTCACCAACCATTTGAAGGAGATCATTTCATACAG GCAGCTGCATGTGATGGATGAGACTTATGTGATCAATCAGGTCAAGGAAGATGTGTGTTATGTGTCACAAGATTTCTACAAGGACATGGAGACTGCACA ATTGAAAGGAGAAGATAATACAGTTATGAGAGAATATGTCCTGCCGGATTTCAGCTCCATCAAAAAGGGATTTTGCAAG CCTAGAGAGGAGATGAATTTTACTGGCAAATATAAAACTGGGGAGCAGATTCTGCGGCTCACCAATGAGAGGTTTGCAGTGCCAGAGATGCTCTTTCACCCCTCGGACATTGGCATTCAGGAGATGGGCATACCTGAGGCTTTGGTCAACTCCATTAACAACATGCCAGAAG AGATGCAGCCCCACTTCTACAAGAACATTGTTCTTACTGGCGGCAACGCCTTGTTCCCTGGATACAGAGATCGGGTTTACAAAGAAGTCCGGGCACTCGCTCCTGTAGAATATCAAGTTTCTGTTGCTCTGCCACAGAA tCCTGTTTGTTACCCATGGGAAGGAGGAAAGTTATTGGCTGAAAACCCTGACTTTGAAGAGATGGTGGTCACGCGAGAGGATTATGAGGAGAATGGACACTATGTATGCGAGGAGAAGTTTGATATTTGA